A single window of Streptomyces aquilus DNA harbors:
- a CDS encoding MDR family MFS transporter — MADTAPLHQRLRQLPRSAWVIFAGMFLIKFGNFLNVFLVLFLVSRGYSTAQAGLAVAAVGLGTFVGNMIGGTVADKFGRRSAIAVSMFGSAAATAAVPFTDGLVTTTALVCLVGVFAQLYRPAAGALLVDVVDGEQRVMAFAVLRLAVNVGMAVGPLVGGLLSGHSYTYVFAGDALFSLAFGTLALLLLPAGRPVQAPVTASEAAGKGGYREVFTDRPYVLFLLSMVAATFVYGQTTATLPLHVTDAGFSNTVYGLLLGLNALLCVVIELPLTRHTERRDPRRVIALGLLLLGAGMGLTGAMNAVWLLALTVVLWTVAETIYTPIANAYPAEFSPAHLRGRYQGAEGLAHTLGGTLGPAVGGLLYGINAPLHWTVCAAVAALGAVLVLGAKPGVRQTETPAAETPEPVSAASN, encoded by the coding sequence ATGGCGGACACCGCCCCCCTGCACCAGCGCCTGCGCCAACTGCCGCGCAGCGCCTGGGTGATCTTCGCGGGGATGTTCCTGATCAAGTTCGGGAACTTCCTCAACGTCTTCCTCGTGCTCTTCCTCGTCTCCCGCGGCTACTCCACCGCCCAGGCGGGCCTCGCGGTCGCCGCGGTCGGCCTCGGCACCTTCGTCGGCAACATGATCGGCGGCACGGTCGCCGACAAGTTCGGCCGCCGCAGCGCCATCGCGGTGTCGATGTTCGGGTCGGCGGCGGCCACCGCCGCGGTCCCCTTCACCGACGGCCTGGTCACCACGACCGCCCTGGTCTGCCTGGTCGGCGTCTTCGCCCAGCTGTACCGCCCGGCGGCGGGCGCGCTGCTCGTCGACGTCGTCGACGGGGAGCAGCGGGTCATGGCGTTCGCCGTGCTCCGCCTCGCCGTCAACGTCGGCATGGCGGTCGGCCCGCTGGTCGGCGGTCTGCTCAGCGGCCACTCCTACACGTACGTCTTCGCGGGCGACGCCCTGTTCTCCCTCGCCTTCGGCACCCTGGCCCTGCTGCTCCTGCCGGCCGGCCGCCCGGTCCAGGCCCCGGTCACCGCCTCCGAGGCGGCGGGCAAGGGCGGCTACCGCGAGGTCTTCACCGACCGCCCGTACGTGCTCTTCCTGCTGTCGATGGTCGCGGCGACCTTCGTCTACGGCCAGACCACCGCGACCCTCCCGCTGCACGTCACCGACGCCGGCTTCTCCAACACCGTCTACGGCCTGCTCCTCGGGCTCAACGCCCTGCTGTGCGTGGTCATCGAGCTGCCCCTGACCCGGCACACCGAGCGCCGCGACCCGCGCCGCGTCATCGCCCTGGGCCTGCTGCTGCTCGGCGCCGGCATGGGTCTGACGGGCGCGATGAACGCGGTGTGGCTGCTGGCCCTGACGGTCGTCCTGTGGACGGTCGCCGAGACCATCTACACCCCGATCGCCAACGCCTACCCGGCCGAGTTCTCCCCGGCCCACCTCCGCGGCCGCTACCAGGGCGCCGAGGGCCTCGCCCACACCCTCGGCGGCACCCTCGGCCCGGCCGTCGGCGGCCTCCTCTACGGCATCAACGCCCCGCTGCACTGGACCGTCTGCGCCGCCGTCGCCGCCCTCGGCGCGGTCCTGGTGCTGGGCGCGAAGCCCGGCGTACGGCAGACCGAGACCCCGGCGGCGGAGACGCCGGAGCCCGTGTCCGCCGCCTCCAACTGA
- a CDS encoding MFS transporter, whose protein sequence is MSKPNVRALLLVLSAAAFLLTLAGSALKNTVQVYFVPMADTFGGSRGALAWATTLFAVTVAVASPLVGAIADRIGGAATLAVGTALSGAALVGCALAGRLWLFVAVYAVVAALASTMLSYVPLGVLVDELFRDGRKGLMYALLTNGAAVGFVVLVPLWSWLGTWASWENVLLVVGLLFLFVLAPVALLVARASGKVTSATSSAEEAASEEPAVRLSFAERFRLTTRNADLRRLALAMFACGATMAFIDVHFIPLMHDHGLGHTVSSTAVALLGVFEIAGGLLAGWLCDRGRIKAVLLSAYAVRGVAMLLVALTPTGTVAIAFGIVFGISYLATVIATTMWAARVLPVEVRGFGMGLVWTVHALGTALTSEVGALMADSTHSYTPVTLGCAALAAAACVLVLASRVPPADTPAVPEAPVEEKELAPAAG, encoded by the coding sequence ATGTCTAAGCCCAACGTCCGGGCTCTGCTGCTGGTGCTGAGCGCCGCGGCCTTCCTGCTGACCCTCGCCGGTTCGGCGCTGAAGAACACCGTCCAGGTCTACTTCGTGCCGATGGCCGACACCTTCGGCGGCTCGCGCGGCGCCCTCGCCTGGGCGACCACGCTCTTCGCCGTCACCGTCGCCGTGGCCTCGCCGCTGGTCGGCGCGATCGCCGACCGCATCGGCGGCGCCGCCACCCTCGCCGTCGGCACCGCCCTGTCGGGCGCGGCCCTGGTCGGCTGCGCGCTCGCCGGCCGGCTGTGGCTGTTCGTCGCGGTGTACGCCGTCGTCGCCGCGCTCGCCTCCACGATGCTGTCGTACGTCCCCCTCGGCGTCCTCGTCGACGAGCTCTTCCGCGACGGCCGCAAGGGCCTGATGTACGCGCTGCTCACCAACGGCGCGGCCGTCGGCTTCGTCGTCCTGGTCCCGCTGTGGTCCTGGCTCGGCACCTGGGCGAGCTGGGAGAACGTGCTGCTCGTGGTCGGCCTGCTCTTCCTGTTCGTGCTGGCGCCGGTCGCGCTGCTGGTGGCACGGGCGTCGGGCAAGGTGACGTCGGCGACGTCCTCGGCCGAGGAGGCCGCCTCCGAGGAGCCCGCCGTCCGGCTCTCGTTCGCCGAGCGGTTCCGGCTCACCACCCGCAACGCCGACCTGCGCCGGCTCGCGCTCGCCATGTTCGCCTGCGGCGCCACGATGGCCTTCATCGACGTGCACTTCATCCCGCTGATGCACGACCACGGCCTGGGCCACACCGTCTCCTCCACCGCCGTCGCCCTGCTCGGCGTCTTCGAGATCGCCGGCGGACTGCTCGCGGGCTGGCTGTGCGACCGGGGCCGCATCAAGGCCGTACTGCTGAGCGCGTACGCGGTACGCGGCGTGGCGATGCTGCTGGTCGCCCTCACGCCGACCGGCACGGTCGCGATCGCCTTCGGCATCGTCTTCGGCATCAGCTACCTGGCCACGGTCATCGCCACCACCATGTGGGCGGCCCGGGTCCTGCCCGTCGAGGTGCGCGGCTTCGGCATGGGCCTGGTGTGGACGGTCCACGCCCTCGGCACCGCCCTCACCAGCGAGGTCGGCGCCCTGATGGCCGACTCGACGCACAGCTACACCCCGGTGACCCTCGGCTGCGCGGCCCTCGCCGCGGCGGCCTGCGTCCTGGTCCTGGCCAGCCGGGTGCCTCCGGCGGACACCCCTGCGGTGCCCGAAGCCCCCGTGGAGGAGAAGGAGCTGGCCCCGGCAGCGGGCTGA
- a CDS encoding DUF3291 domain-containing protein, with amino-acid sequence MTTFAVLKQPYPHLSNDDFNALEPLVFGASETSPGFIARATAIDVVDTKWTNFGRDYGAWGFFDAPAFYTGGRTDDTDTRASTLSLWTDLASVKAYAYGGLHRQALRDRRRWFAQIPHKLYAAWWVGDTEIPTWTEACRRLEHLDTHGPSAHAFDFRQPFDPEGRPVSPSSAPEVTHV; translated from the coding sequence ATGACTACGTTCGCCGTGCTCAAGCAGCCGTATCCACACCTGTCGAACGACGACTTCAACGCACTCGAACCACTGGTTTTCGGCGCCTCGGAAACCAGCCCCGGCTTCATCGCCCGCGCCACCGCGATCGACGTCGTCGACACCAAGTGGACGAATTTCGGCCGGGACTACGGCGCCTGGGGGTTCTTCGACGCGCCCGCCTTCTACACCGGCGGCCGCACCGACGACACCGACACCCGCGCCTCCACCCTCTCGCTGTGGACCGACCTCGCCTCCGTGAAGGCGTACGCGTACGGCGGTCTGCACCGGCAGGCGCTGCGCGACCGCCGCCGCTGGTTCGCCCAGATCCCCCACAAGCTGTACGCGGCCTGGTGGGTGGGCGACACCGAGATCCCCACCTGGACCGAGGCCTGCCGGCGCCTTGAGCACCTGGACACGCACGGTCCCAGCGCGCACGCCTTCGACTTCAGGCAGCCCTTCGACCCCGAGGGCCGCCCCGTGTCCCCCTCCTCCGCCCCCGAGGTGACCCATGTCTAA
- a CDS encoding ATP-grasp domain-containing protein, producing the protein MTQQSATSRSTGDHTLLVVGGRIQTLRKAAALGIRFVLIQHQDHFVPEAAKLAEAVIIADYTDWETTRPLIEAAHTAYGFTRVVSITEPGLVPAARISDHLGLGGTTERTAELLRDKRAMRDLLAAAEETRDLSVAAAEVTNAQDLVAFGAAHGYPFVLKPADATASLGVERIDGPEQAAAAWAGVEALRARTDLQWGNFFHIERFLVEQYIAGPEFSVESFSFAGRHVVLAITEKLTGGDNGFIEFGHALPARLTAEQERSVEDTVARFLDALGLTDGAAHTELRLTPTGPKIIESHNRMGGDRIFDLLNAAYGIDVEEWIVAWQFGLIPALDARPVPERSAATRFLSARPGTVVEVQGVEEAKQLADVIDVETTVKPGDVLGELRGNWDRAGQVLTTGPDTTAAIETAEALTEQITVVTVELEQKVAA; encoded by the coding sequence ATGACCCAGCAATCAGCGACCTCGCGATCAACCGGTGACCACACGCTGCTCGTCGTGGGCGGCCGGATCCAGACCCTGCGCAAGGCGGCCGCCCTCGGGATCCGTTTCGTGCTGATCCAGCACCAGGACCACTTCGTGCCGGAGGCGGCGAAGCTCGCCGAGGCCGTGATCATCGCGGACTACACCGACTGGGAGACCACCCGCCCGCTGATCGAGGCCGCGCACACCGCGTACGGCTTCACCCGGGTGGTGTCGATCACCGAGCCCGGGCTGGTGCCGGCCGCGCGGATCAGCGACCACCTGGGACTCGGCGGGACCACCGAGCGTACGGCCGAACTCCTGCGGGACAAGCGGGCGATGCGTGATCTGCTGGCCGCCGCGGAGGAGACCCGGGACCTGTCGGTCGCCGCCGCCGAGGTGACGAACGCGCAGGACCTGGTGGCCTTCGGCGCCGCGCACGGCTACCCGTTCGTGCTCAAGCCCGCCGACGCCACCGCGAGCCTCGGTGTCGAGCGCATCGACGGGCCCGAGCAGGCGGCGGCCGCGTGGGCCGGCGTGGAGGCGCTGCGGGCGCGCACCGACCTGCAATGGGGCAACTTCTTCCACATCGAGCGCTTCCTCGTCGAGCAGTACATCGCCGGCCCGGAGTTCAGCGTGGAGTCGTTCTCCTTCGCGGGCCGGCACGTGGTCCTCGCGATCACGGAGAAGCTGACCGGCGGCGACAACGGGTTCATCGAGTTCGGGCACGCGCTGCCGGCCCGGCTCACCGCCGAGCAGGAGCGGAGCGTCGAGGACACGGTGGCCCGCTTCCTGGACGCCCTCGGACTCACGGACGGCGCCGCCCACACCGAGCTGCGGCTCACCCCGACCGGCCCGAAGATCATCGAGAGCCACAACCGCATGGGCGGCGACCGCATCTTCGACCTGCTGAACGCCGCCTACGGCATCGACGTCGAGGAGTGGATCGTGGCCTGGCAGTTCGGGCTGATCCCGGCCCTGGACGCCCGCCCGGTGCCGGAGCGCTCCGCCGCCACCCGCTTCCTGTCCGCCCGCCCCGGCACGGTCGTCGAGGTGCAGGGCGTCGAGGAGGCCAAGCAGCTGGCCGATGTCATCGACGTCGAGACCACCGTCAAGCCGGGCGACGTCCTGGGCGAACTGCGCGGCAACTGGGACCGCGCGGGCCAGGTGCTGACCACCGGTCCGGACACCACGGCGGCGATCGAGACCGCCGAGGCACTCACCGAGCAGATCACGGTGGTCACCGTCGAGCTGGAGCAGAAGGTCGCGGCATGA